A stretch of the Equus quagga isolate Etosha38 chromosome 9, UCLA_HA_Equagga_1.0, whole genome shotgun sequence genome encodes the following:
- the LOC124245091 gene encoding olfactory receptor 7C2, giving the protein MERKNQTGLGNFLLLGFTEEPDLQPLLFGLCLSAYLVTGIGNLLVILAIISDSHLHMPMYFFLSNLSFAGICFTSTTVPKMLLNLQMQRKVITYEACLSQIFFFIAFGCLDNLLLTVMSYDRFMAICHPLYYTIIMNPRLCALMVLGSWCISVIGSLLETLTVLRLSFCTNMEIPHVYCDLPEVLKLSCSGTLINNIVVYFVTIILAVFPLSGILFSYSQIFSSILRISSAKGRYKAFSTCGSHLSVVSLFYGTGLGVYLSSAATSSSRTSLVASVMYTVLTPMLNPFIYSLRNQDMKGALGRLLSRVVPLSVGTIP; this is encoded by the coding sequence atggaaagaaaaaaccaaacaggaCTTGGAAACTTTCTCCTCCTTGGATTCACAGAGGAGCCAGACCTGCAGCCTCTCCTCTTTGGGCTGTGCCTGTCCGCGTACCTGGTCACGGGCATTGGGAACCTGCTTGTCATTCTGGCCATCATCTCAGATTCCCACCTCCACAtgcccatgtatttcttcctctccaaccttTCCTTTGCTGGCATCTGTTTCACCTCCACAACCGTCCCAAAGATGCTACTGAATCTGCAGATGCAGAGAAAAGTTATTACCTATGAAGCCTGCCTCAGCCAgatattttttttcattgcatttgGGTGCCTGGACAATTTACTCTTGACTGTGATGTCCTATGACCGTTTCATGGCCATCTGTCACCCCCTGTACTACACAATCATCATGAACCCCCGGCTGTGTGCATTGATGGTTCTGGGGTCCTGGTGCATCAGTGTCATAGGTTCCCTCCTCGAGACCTTGACTGTTTTGAGATTGTCCTTCTGCACAAACATGGAAATCCCCCATGTTTATTGTGATCTTCCTGAAGTCCTGAAGCTCTCCTGTTCAGGCACCCTCATCAATAATATTGTGGTGTATTTTGTGACCATTATCCTAgctgtttttcctctctctggaatCCTCTTTTCTTATTCTCAGATTTTCTCCTCCATCCTGAGAATTTCATCAGCCAAGGGCAGGTACAAAGCCTTTTCCACCTGTGGGTCTCACCTCTCGGTGGTCTCCTTGTTCTACGGCACAGGCCTTGGGGTCTACCTAAGTTCTGCAGCCACTTCATCCTCTAGGACAAGTCTGGTGGCCTCAGTGATGTACACTGTGCtcacccccatgctgaaccccttcatctacagTCTGAGGAACCAGGACATGAAGGGGGCCCTCGGGAGACTCCTCAGCAGGGTGGTGCCTCTCTCTGTTGGGACTATCCCATGA